A window of Periplaneta americana isolate PAMFEO1 chromosome 7, P.americana_PAMFEO1_priV1, whole genome shotgun sequence contains these coding sequences:
- the LOC138702642 gene encoding uncharacterized protein, with protein MLSGLQQEPGLVTDTAARGARFKRREEKRREEKRREEKRRQEKIKRKRSRERRIQDRRDEKKRREEKDGEDKRRQEKSKRKKIEVRRREGRRKVRGREVEEEEKRRKEKEKRREEKRREEKRREEKRREEKRREEKRREEKRREEKRSKEKRIQDRRDEKKRQEEKDGEDRRRQEKSKRKKIEVRRREGRRKVRGREVEEEEKRRKEKEKRREEKRREEKRREEKRREEKRREEKRREEKRRLDRTEEGQIKVKGREENKRREGKRKVRRREEKRREEKRREEKRREGWIGQKKAR; from the coding sequence aagagaagagaagagaagagaagagaagagaagagaagagaagagaagagaaggcagGAGAAAATTAAGAGGAAGAGAAGTAGGGAGAGGAGAATACAAGACAGAAGAGATGAAAAGAAGAGACGAGAAGAGAAGGATGGAGAGGACAAGAGAAGGCAGGagaaaagtaaaagaaagaaaatagaagtaAGGAGAAGAGAAGGCAGGAGGAAAGTAAGAGgaagagaagtagaagaagaggagaagagaaggaaagaaaaagagaagagaagagaagagaagagaagagaagagaagagaagagaagagaagagaagagaagagaagagaagagaagagaagagaagagaagagaagagaagagaagagaagagaagtaaGGAGAAGAGAATACAAGACAGAAGAGATGAAAAGAAGAGACAAGAAGAGAAGGATGGAGAGGACAGGAGAAGGCAGGagaaaagtaaaagaaagaaaatagaagtaAGGAGAAGAGAAGGCAGGAGGAAAGTAAGAGgaagagaagtagaagaagaggagaagagaaggaaagaaaaagagaagagaagagaagagaagagaagagaagagaagagaagagaagagaagagaagagaagagaagagaagagaagagaagagaagagaagagaagagaaggctGGATAGGACAGAAGAAGGCCAGATAAAAgtgaaaggaagagaagaaaataagagaagagaAGGCAAGAGGAAagtaagaagaagagaagagaagagaagagaagagaagagaagagaagagaagagaagagaaggctGGATAGGACAAAAGAAGGCCAGATAA